From the Lolium rigidum isolate FL_2022 chromosome 2, APGP_CSIRO_Lrig_0.1, whole genome shotgun sequence genome, one window contains:
- the LOC124692847 gene encoding senescence-associated protein OSA15, chloroplastic-like produces the protein MASQISGTVASSGVCYNDQYGMPCKMKGLHCVSLNCIPQNLEARKGMSGYHLVVRFCSNDRYGQTTLKSNSSILRQGQNVRCRSYGPRGSSETKERKSSEDDNDAYRDFKEQPRGNSQFSDDQVAAQKKSLYSIQGLSKACQFVYNDAKFVNERAQSDILLLSRGITRLNKRASQDVAVLGLGFLKLDARARKDTQKIDNSVKERAAHLTNFARILKERAESDLKKAADQHWSDGALEADLRRADMVVRRRAMEDAFMALKFVRDIHDMMANKLQDQIPKDASFSRTNSTRFITLEKNGKILELFPREVSTDQIAAIEDAYLSMASALSEADGIDYTDPEELELLVAALIDLDAMDGKKSVSLLAECSSSPDVNTRKALANALAAAPSMWTLGNAGMGALQRLAQDSNYAVASSAARAIDELRKQWELEEGDSLRFVVNQNLDTKETADDSSAEDDTTREA, from the exons ATGGCTAGCCAAATCTCTGGTACTGTAGCATCTAGTGGGGTGTGCTATAATGATCAATACGGAATGCCCTGTAAGATGAAAGGACTACATTGTGTATCATTGAATTGTATACCCCAAAATTTAGAGGCgaggaaggggatgagtggatatCACTTAGTCGTCAGGTTCTGTTCAAATGATAGATATGGGCAAACCACTCTTAAGTCCAACAGTTCCATCCTCAGACAAGGTCAGAATGTTCGGTGCCGTTCTTATGGGCCTCGTGGTAGCAGTGAAACTAAAGAGCGCAAGAGTTCTGAAGATGACAACGATGCTTACAG GGATTTTAAAGAGCAACCAAGAGGAAATTCACAATTTTCAGATGATCAAGTTGCGGCTCAGAAAAAATCACTCTACTCTATTCAAGGGCTATCCAAAGCTTGCCAATTTGTTTACAATGATGCAAAGTTTGTGAATGAAAGAGCTCAGAGTGATATTCTTTTGCTTTCACG TGGCATCACAAGGCTAAACAAACGGGCATCTCAGGATGTTGCTGTATTAGGGTTGGGATTTCTCAAGCTTGATG CTCGTGCAAGGAAGGACACTCAAAAGATTGATAACAGTGTGAAGGAGCGGGCAGCCCACCTGACCAATTTTGCTAGA ATACTGAAGGAGCGCGCTGAATCAGACTTGAAGAAAGCAGCAGATCAGCATTGGAGTGATGGTGCTTTAGAG GCAGATCTGCGGCGAGCTGACATGGTTGTTAGACGACGTGCCATGGAGGACGCTTTCATGGCTCTAAAG TTTGTACGGGATATCCATGATATGATGGCAAACAAATTACAGGATCA GATTCCAAAGGATGCTTCATTTTCACGTACTAATTCAACAAGGTTCATCACACTCGAGAAAAATGGGAAGATTCTTGAGCTGTTCCCTCGTGAAGTCTCTACAGATCAAATTGCTGCCATAGAG GATGCATACCTGAGTATGGCATCTGCCTTGTCTGAGGCTGATGGTATCGACTACACAGATCCTGAGGAG CTTGAATTATTAGTAGCGGCTCTTATTGATCTGGATGCCATGGATGGGAAAAAGAGTGTTTCCTTATTAGCTGAATGTTCAAGCTCTCCAGATGTTAATACCAG GAAAGCTTTGGCTAACGCATTGGCTGCAGCTCCATCTATGTGGACTCTAGGGAATGCTGGGATGGGCGCATTACAG AGATTGGCTCAAGATTCCAATTACGCTGTAGCTAGCTCTGCAGCAAGAGCCATCGATGAACTTAGAAAGCAGTGGGAGCTTGAAGAGGGTGACAGTCTGAGGTTTGTAGTGAACCAAAACTTGGATACCAAAGAGACTGCCGATGACAGTTCAGCAGAAGATGACACAACCCGTGAGGCGTAG